In the Malania oleifera isolate guangnan ecotype guangnan chromosome 1, ASM2987363v1, whole genome shotgun sequence genome, one interval contains:
- the LOC131144757 gene encoding probable beta-D-xylosidase 6, which produces MATHYGFIFFLCSTLPFFFIILFFSDPVTAKSIVEFPCNPPHYNSYPFCNTSLPKAARARSLISLLTLHEKIQQLCNNASAVPRLGIPAYEWWSESLHGVATNGPGVSFNGAVSAATGFPQVLLAVAAFNRTLWHSIASAIAIEARAMFNLGQAGLTFWAPTINLFRDPRWGRGQETPGEDPIVASAYAVEFVRGFQGGGVENGYGGKRILKGVGEDNDDDGGKLMLSACCKHFTAYDLEMWGSFSRYNFNAVVTKQDLEDMYQPPFRSCIQQGKASCLMCSYNAVNGVPACARQDMLEMTRTEWGFKGYITSDCDAVATIYEYQKFVKTPEDAVSDALKAGMDINCGTYLLRNTQSAIEKGKVLEEDIDRALFNLFLVQLRLGIFDGDPRNGQFGELGPENVCTSEHRSLALEAAKQGIVLLKNDNKFLPLKKNGVSSLAIIGPIANDAIKLGGGYTGVPCKPNSLFEALQDYVKETYYAAGCSDVPCVSDAGFDEAIFIAKKADIAILVVGLDLSQETEDRDRYSLLLPGRQMALVSSIASTSKKPLVLVLTGGGPLDISFAKHDPRIMSILWIGYPGEAGGKALAEIIFGDFNPGGRLPITWYPESFTDVPMTDMNMRPDPSRGYPGRTYRFYTGDRVYDFGHGLSYSNFTYKLLSAPTRISLLGFIKAGSHEEQLHQRGDGVDYIFIDVVESCASLAFNVLISVTNIGEMDGSHVVMLFSRLPKMLSGAPKKQLIGFSRVYASSYKSTETSILVDTCEHLTLANEHGKRILPLGDHVLVLEDLQFSVSIEI; this is translated from the exons ATGGCTACCCACTACGGATTCATCTTCTTCCTCTGCAGTACTCTTCcattcttcttcatcatcttatTCTTCTCTGATCCCGTTACTGCAAAATCAATCGTTGAATTCCCATGTAATCCACCTCACTACAACTCGTACCCATTCTGCAACACCTCACTCCCCAAAGCAGCCAGAGCCCGATCCCTCATCTCCCTCCTAACCCTCCATGAAAAGATCCAGCAGCTCTGCAATAATGCCTCCGCGGTTCCCCGCCTCGGCATCCCCGCCTACGAGTGGTGGTCGGAGTCCCTCCATGGCGTCGCCACCAACGGCCCCGGCGTCTCCTTCAACGGCGCTGTCTCGGCAGCCACCGGCTTCCCGCAAGTCCTGCTCGCCGTCGCCGCCTTCAATCGAACCCTCTGGCACTCGATTGCGTCCGCGATTGCCATCGAGGCCCGAGCGATGTTCAATCTCGGGCAAGCTGGGTTGACGTTTTGGGCGCCGACGATTAATCTTTTCAGAGATCCCAGATGGGGCAGAGGCCAAGAGACTCCCGGCGAAGACCCCATTGTTGCTTCTGCTTATGCGGTGGAGTTCGTGAGGGGGTTTCAGGGCGGCGGTGTCGAAAATGGGTATGGGGGGAAGAGGATTTTGAAAGGAGTTGGTGAGGATAACGATGATGATGGTGGTAAGCTTATGCTTTCTGCTTGTTGCAAGCATTTCACGGCTTATGACTTGGAGATGTGGGGGAGCTTCAGCAGATACAACTTCAACGCAGTG GTTACGAAGCAGGATTTGGAGGATATGTATCAGCCACCCTTTCGGAGTTGTATCCAGCAGGGTAAAGCCAGTTGCTTGATGTGTTCTTACAATGCAGTAAATGGTGTTCCTGCGTGTGCGCGGCAGGATATGTTAGAGATGACTCGAACTGAGTGGGGATTCAAAGG ATATATTACTTCAGACTGTGATGCTGTGGCAACAATTTATGAATATCAAAAATTTGTAAAAACCCCAGAAGATGCAGTTTCCGATGCTCTTAAAGCAG GAATGGATATTAACTGTGGAACCTATTTGCTTCGAAACACTCAGTCTGCAATTGAAAAGGGGAAGGTTCTGGAGGAAGACATAGATAGAgctcttttcaatcttttcttggTCCAACTCCGGCTTGGGATTTTTGATGGAGACCCCAGAAATGGGCAGTTTGGAGAGCTAGGACCAGAAAACGTCTGCACTTCAGAGCACAGGAGTTTGGCACTTGAAGCGGCAAAGCAGGGCATTGTGCTCTTGAAGAATGACAACAAGTTCCTGCCTTTGAAAAAGAATGGTGTTTCTTCATTAGCTATTATTGGTCCAATAGCAAACGATGCGATAAAACTAGGAGGTGGCTATACAG GAGTTCCTTGCAAGCCTAACAGCCTTTTTGAAGCACTTCAAGATTATGTAAAGGAAACATATTATGCAGCTGGTTGTAGTGATGTACCTTGTGTTTCTGATGCTGGTTTTGATGAGGCCATTTTTATCGCCAAAAAAGCTGATATTGCCATTCTAGTTGTTGGGCTGGATTTGTCCCAAGAAACTGAAGACCGTGATCGGTACAGTCTTCTCTTACCTGGTAGACAGATGGCCCTTGTATCATCTATTGCTTCCACAAGTAAAAAACCATTGGTTCTAGTTCTTACTGGTGGTGGACCCCTTGACATATCATTTGCAAAACATGACCCACGAATTATGAGCATTCTTTGGATTGGATACCCTGGGGAGGCTGGTGGGAAAGCACTTGCAGAAATCATATTTGGGGATTTCAATCCAG GAGGAAGATTGCCCATTACATGGTATCCCGAATCATTCACCGATGTACCCATGACTGATATGAACATGAGGCCTGATCCTTCACGTGGTTATCCTGGAAGAACTTACCGATTTTACACTGGAGATAGAGTATATGACTTTGGACATGGCTTGAGCTATAGTAATTTCACCTACAAGCTCCTATCAGCACCAACCAGAATAAGTTTACTAGGATTTATCAAGGCTGGTTCCCACGAGGAGCAATTACACCAGAGAGGAGATGGGGTTGATTATATTTTCATTGATGTAGTGGAATCCTGTGCTTCGTTGGCATTCAATGTTCTGATCTCTGTTACAAATATTGGAGAAATGGATGGAAGCCATGTTGTGATGTTATTTTCTAGACTTCCAAAGATGTTAAGTGGTGCTCCAAAGAAACAGCTGATTGGATTTAGCCGTGTGTATGCTAGTTCTTATAAATCTACTGAAACAAGCATCTTGGTGGATACTTGTGAACATCTTACACTTGCAAATGAGCATGGAAAAAGGATATTGCCCTTGGGTGATCATGTTCTAGTGTTAGAAGATCTACAATTTTCTGTTTCGATTGAAATTTAA